CCACTGAGACCTGTGACACCGATAAACTGAGGGTGATCTTCAGGAAAAATGCCCTTGCCACGGGGGGAACACATCACCGCTGCGGCTGTTCTTTCGGCAAATTGACGAATTTCGGAGGCAGCACCCCTAGCACCAAAACCAACCCAGATGGCAAATGACCCTTCAGACAGCAACTGTACACATTCTGAGATTATTTCTTCCCCGGCAGTAGGTGGAGAGAGAGATAAACTGACATGGGGCAATGATTCGGTAACAAAATTGGTCTGAATATCCGTAGGAATACTAATATGGCTGACGAACCCCTCTGGTTTTGCCATTCCAATGGTCAGTCGGCGAGCAATCTCTGGTAGTTGATCGGATGACTCAAGAACAGTAGCATAATGAAACATCTGACCGGAAGTAAAAAAGCCTAGGCCGGACATTGTATAAGCACTGGTTTCTTGACAAGCCCACCTTCCACGATTAGCAACAGAGGTGAAACCGGAAAGAAGAATTATCTTTGCTCCTTCACTTCTTGCAGCCATAATACCAGTTAAAACGTTAGTGATGCCTGGACCTGTTGTAGTAAATACAACCACAGGGCGTTCACTCGCTAAATATGCTTCAGTAGCAGCAAAAGCAGCTCCAGATTCATGGCGGAAGTGAAGCACTTCAATCGGGCTTTGTTCCAAGGTAGTCCATAGAGATGCAATTGCACCTCCTGAAACCCCAAAGGCATACTTTACCCCCAGTTCTAGAAGTATTTCCACTACTGCCTCTGAAATAGACTTGAGAATACTAGTTTCTTTCATCTTGTTAAGATACAACCGGTGCTGAAACGATGCCTTGCTCCTCAAGCACTGCAGCAACTCTCAGAATCATTGCTTCATGGTAGGGTGCAGCAATAATTTGTACCCCTAAGGGCATTTGACCAGGACGCTGAATTGGTACTGATAAGACCGGTAAGCCAATGAAGGATAAGGGTTGAGTAAATAATCCTAAGTTCGGACGAACCAAAACTTCTTCTCCGGCAATGACCATTGTTTCTTGACCCAGTAGGGGAGCAACACAGGGTGTAGTGGGAGCAAGGATAATATCGACATCTTGGAAGACTTCCCGAACGCGATCGCGAAACCATTGTCGAAACCGTTGCGCTTGAATATACCAAGTCCCTGGAATTAGGGCACCTGCTAAAAAGCGATCGCGTGTAGCTGGATCAAAATCATCGGGACGTTTACGCAAATTGTCCAAATGCAGGTTTGACCCTTCATTAGCCGTAATAATATAAGCTGCTGCTCTGGCTCGCTTGGCTTCTGGGATAGTAACCGAGGCAGTTACATCCAAGCTACTAGCGACTTTAGCCACAGCATCCAAGACTTCTGGTTCTGCCCCTTGAGCAAAATAGCCATCAGCAACCCCAATCCGTAACCCCTCAATCCCCTGGTTAAGGTGGGGGACACACAATTCTGGGAAACGATTGGTACATACTGAATCAGCCGGATCTGCTCCCTGAAGGATATCAAAAGTAGTAGCAATATCCCGTACAGAACGAGCAAACGGACCGATATGATCCAAACTAGCAGAAAATAAGAAAACCCCTGCGCGAGACAATCGTCCGTAGGTAGGTTTGAAGCCAAAAGTACCACACAAAGCAGCTGGTACGCGGATCGAACCATTGGTATCGGAACCGAGAGTGATTGGTACTAATCCCGCCGCCACTGCTGCTGCTGAGCCGCCAGAGGAACCACCAGCAATGCGAGTGAGATCATGGGGGTTGGTAGTTGCGCCGTAATGGCTATTTTCCGTTACAAAGCCATAGGCGTACTCATCCATATTTAATGCTCCAACTAGGATAGCACCCGCTTGTTTGAGTTTAGCTACAGCAGTAGCATCACGGGAAGCAGGAGGATTTTCAGCATTAATTTTTGACCCAGCTAACGTTATTAAGCCAGCAATATCATATAAGTTTTTAACCGCAAAAGGAACTCCTGCCAATGGACCGGGATTGTTCCCTGTGGCAATAGCATTATCAATCTGTTCAGCATCAGATAAGGCTTGGTCAGTGGTAACCGTTGTGAAACAGTTAAGGGATTGGTTACGGACAGTGATTTTTTCGAGACAGTTAGTAATGACTGTTTTGGCGGTGACTTGACCTTCTCGAATCGCAGTGGTAATTCCAATGGCATCAGTTTGGTTCACGGTTAGCATCCTAATTTAAACTATTATGATGATTGAGTAACGCTTATCAACCAATAAACTCGATAATTTTATAGTCAAAAATTATCAGCATCCTAAGGTTCAAATACAGGAGCAGCTGCGATATCATCAGGTAAGCTAAATTCTGTGACTAGAGATGCGATCGCATAAATTGTAGCGAAGTTTTTGATAACACCAGGACGATGTTGTGGCTTAAGGTCTAAATCAAGGAGTTGCGCCATTGCTTCGACATAGGTAGCAGTTTCAAGTTTTTTGGGCATCATTACTAGTTAGTGTTTAAGAATTTAGTAGTTAAAATTAATTGTAATCTATAAATATAATATAATTTTAAAACCTGTCGTTATTACTCAAAACTCAGCTCTCAAAAATATGCAGTCTCTTCAAAACTATCTTCAAAAAAACAAAGTTAAGTTTTTCGTTACCTTAAGGATATAAAGACACCCGATATGGCTATGACTCAAACGAAAGCCGAACCCATGATCCGATGGGAAAAACTCCCGGACGAATTTCAATTACCCGATGACCCAGTGGAAAATCTCTATCATCCCTTATTAGCGGCTATCCTCCGAGAGATTCTGGAATTAGCCAGATTTATCACTAACTCAATGCTGATTGCTTCCAACTTTGGACTCTGTGCCAATGTGGACGGTAAAACAGTAGTCAAAGCACCGGACTGGTTTTATGTACCTTCTGTGTTTCCTGTGTTACCAGGGGTGATTCGCCGGAGCTATACCCCTCACACCGAAGGAGAGGTACCAGCAGTGGTTATGGAATTCTTATCCGAGAAGGAGCAAGGAGAATATTCCCTTAACCCCCGTTACCCCTATGGCAAATGGTACTTTTACGAGCAAATCCTACAAGTACCAATTTATGTGATTTTTGACCCAGCGTCGGGAAGTTTAGAAATGCGATCGCTTAACTCAGGAAGCTATACCCTCCAACAACCTGATGCTAATGGACGCTACTGGATTGAATCCATGGGTTTGTTTCTGGGAGTATGGTACGGTAAAAAATCAGAAATCACCAACTATTGGTTACGCTGGTGGGATAGCTCTGGAAATTTATTACCTTGGGGAGAGGAGAAAGTCCAACAAAGTCTACAGCAAGGCTTACAGCAAGGCTTACAGCAAGGCTTACAGCAAGGAAAACTGGAGCTAATTATGCGTCAGTTGACACGCCAGGTTGGAACAATCGAGCCTACTCTAGAATCAGTCATCAACAACTTATCTGTTGCTGATTTGGATCAACTGAGTGAGGCATTGTTCGATTTTTCCGATCGGTCGGATTTATCCAGTTGGTTAGAGGGACTGAAAGGCTAATCAGATGTAAGCATTCAGCCGTCAGCTGTCAGCTGTCAGCCCTTGGCTTAAAACAAGATATTCGGCTTAGGAGTTCAACGGACTCAAAGCCAAATACAATGAATTCCTTGGCCTTTCGGCCAAGGAACTGAGATTAAACCAATGCTTACCTCTTTAATTCAAAAGCTGATAGCTGATAGCTGATAGCTGATAGCTGATAGCTGATAGCTGATAGCTGATAGCTGATAGCTGATAGCTGATAGCTGATAGCTGATAGCTGATAGCTGATAGCTGATAGCTGATAGCTGATAGCTGATAGCTGATAGCTGATAGCTGATAGCTGATAGCTGATAGCTGATAGCTGATAGCTGATAGCTGATAGCTGAATGCTTAGAATCAGCAACGTCTACCAAGATATCTCGAAATGTGAGAGCCCTGCGTCTTTAGACCGGGGGTGAAACAGAGCGACTGGAAATATCGGCGTCGTGTCCCAAAAACCGGGAACT
The Moorena sp. SIOASIH genome window above contains:
- a CDS encoding DUF4089 domain-containing protein; translated protein: MMPKKLETATYVEAMAQLLDLDLKPQHRPGVIKNFATIYAIASLVTEFSLPDDIAAAPVFEP
- a CDS encoding AtzE family amidohydrolase — its product is MLTVNQTDAIGITTAIREGQVTAKTVITNCLEKITVRNQSLNCFTTVTTDQALSDAEQIDNAIATGNNPGPLAGVPFAVKNLYDIAGLITLAGSKINAENPPASRDATAVAKLKQAGAILVGALNMDEYAYGFVTENSHYGATTNPHDLTRIAGGSSGGSAAAVAAGLVPITLGSDTNGSIRVPAALCGTFGFKPTYGRLSRAGVFLFSASLDHIGPFARSVRDIATTFDILQGADPADSVCTNRFPELCVPHLNQGIEGLRIGVADGYFAQGAEPEVLDAVAKVASSLDVTASVTIPEAKRARAAAYIITANEGSNLHLDNLRKRPDDFDPATRDRFLAGALIPGTWYIQAQRFRQWFRDRVREVFQDVDIILAPTTPCVAPLLGQETMVIAGEEVLVRPNLGLFTQPLSFIGLPVLSVPIQRPGQMPLGVQIIAAPYHEAMILRVAAVLEEQGIVSAPVVS
- a CDS encoding DUF4351 domain-containing protein; the protein is MTQTKAEPMIRWEKLPDEFQLPDDPVENLYHPLLAAILREILELARFITNSMLIASNFGLCANVDGKTVVKAPDWFYVPSVFPVLPGVIRRSYTPHTEGEVPAVVMEFLSEKEQGEYSLNPRYPYGKWYFYEQILQVPIYVIFDPASGSLEMRSLNSGSYTLQQPDANGRYWIESMGLFLGVWYGKKSEITNYWLRWWDSSGNLLPWGEEKVQQSLQQGLQQGLQQGLQQGKLELIMRQLTRQVGTIEPTLESVINNLSVADLDQLSEALFDFSDRSDLSSWLEGLKG